The Pirellulales bacterium region CGGAGCGAAAGGGCTACGGTCGGCACTTTGGCCGCGCGCGGCCAAAGTGCGTGCGGCCCGTGAGTCGCCGGCAGCGCGTGCCAATGCGACACGCGTGTCGCATGGGCGCGGAGGATGAACGGCAGGCCCGTGGTCGGCGGAACTTTTTTGGAATTCGCGGCCGGTGTTGCGCGTATTACTGGTAACGGCAAACGGAAAACGGCCAGCGAGCACTTTAGCCATGCCGGCCGATCTTCGCTTGGCTTGCCGGCGGGTCGGGGAACGCCCGATCAACTGACAGAATCTGTCAGTTGGCCAATGGTGGGGCTAGCTCTGACCGGTTTTTGAGCGAAGCGCGCGGGTGGGTAGGGCCGAATCGAACTACGCCTTTTCGCGGCGGGCGTGCCTCCGCGGGGTCAAGATCATGGCCGACACCGCCATCCGCCTCTGGCACCTCGGCATGTTTGGAAATTTGGTCTGTTGTCCGTGGTCCGTGGTCCGTGGCGAGTTGCGCGTCTTCGGTCGCGAGTTGCGCGTCTTCGAAAAAACGCGGCGTTTTTGGGGGCTGGCAGCGCGTCTTCGCCGGCGATGGCGGCCAGCGGCGGCCGACGACGCGGGCCAGTGGCTGGCTGTCTGAAGCCCCCCGATCCAGCCCCTTGTGTCCCACGCGGGGCCCCCATAGCATCACACCCTGACTCGCTCCCCGGAACCTGCCGGAGCCGACGCGGCTCACGGAGCGAGCGTGATAGCCCGCCTGCCATTTGGCCCAGGCGGGTCCCAAGGAACGAAAAGGAGTCAACGGATGAACGTTGCTTTGAGTTGGGCATTGAGTCTGGTGATGCTGGCCGGCTCCGCTGAGCCGCCCGAATGGATGAACGACTACGGCGCGGCGCTGCAAGCCGCGCGACGCGCACAGATGCCATTGTTGGTGGTTCTCGACCAACCGGCCCAACGCGCCGTACACTTCGATGCAGTCGGCCTCGACGACCGGCAGGCCACCCATCGGTTGTTGGCGCGATACAAGCTTTGCCGGGTCGATGTCGCCACGCCTTACGGCCAGGCCGTGGCCAAGGCGTTTCGTGCCAGCGAGTTTCCCACGACGGTCATCATCGACAAAACGGCGCAGGTGCAGCTCTTCGCCACGACGGGCACGCTGGGCAACGGAGATCTGCGGGCCGTGCTCGCCAAGTATCAGACAGGCGAGCGGCATCTGGTCGAGATTCTTCGTGAGCCCGCCGCTTGCTTCACGTGACACTAACTCATCGTGGTGCCCGTGCGGCACCGACAACAAACTCCTCATGGCTTTAGCCGGAAGGTGCCCTAAACTAGGGCACACGCTGCCAACTCTTTGCTCATTTGCGCGCGATTTTCCCGCCCGAATGGCAACGGCACGCAAGCTGCCTTAGCTGGACCGGTTTGTGCCGTGGTCAAGCGATTGGCCACGGCCATCCCTGCCCCGCACCGCTTGCCCCACGAAAACGCAATGGATATTTTGCTCACCGCCGCCGAAGGCCGGCCACGCCCGACGGATTTGGATGAACTCGCCGCTCGCCTCTCACGACGCTCGTCGCCAGCCGAAGGGCTGACCCAGTTGGTGAGTCACGTCTGCCAGCGCTCCGGCGCCGACGTCTGTTCGGTTTATCTCATGTGGGAGACGCACCAGACGCTCAAGTCGCGGCTGATCGACTTTGTTCGTCGCCGGGCGTCGCGCGAGGCGCGGCGGCGCGGCGAGCCGGCCGCGCACGTTGCTCTGCTCAATCGTTCGCTGAGCATGGACGCCTTGACGGTCGGTTTCGCCCGGCGGTTTGCGACCTACAAGCGGGCCGATCTGTTGTTCGCCGACATCGAGCGGACCGCCGAGTTGGCCTCGAACGCCCGCACGCCGGTGCAGTTCGTGTTTGCCGGCAAGTCCCATCCGCACGACCAGCCGGGCAAGCAGGTTTTGCAGCGCATCGCCCGGCTGACGCGCGACCCGCGGTTCGCCGGCCGGCTGGTGTTTGTGGAAGACTACGACATCAACACCTGCCGGCACTTCGTGCAAGGCGTCGACGTCTGGCTCAACAATCCGCGCCGGCCGCTGGAGGCGTCGGGCACCAGCGGTCAAAAGGTGGTGCTCAACGGCGGCCTGAACCTCTCCATTCTCGACGGCTGGTGGGCCGAGGCCTACGAGGGCGACAACGGCTTCGCCATCGGCGAGGGCTACACGCAGGTCGACACGCAGGCCTGCGACCGCCGCGACGGCGAGTCGCTATTTCGGGTGTTGTGCGACGAAGTGGCGCTGCTACTTCACTCGCGACCGCGACGGCCTGCCGCGCGAGTGGATCAAGCGCATGAAGCGTGCAATTCGCACACTCGGCTGGCGGTTCAACGCCAACCGCATGGTGACCGACTACGTGACCAAGTGTTACGTGCCGGCGGCGGGCGGCGTGTCGAGCGATCTGCGGTAGTCGTAAACCACGGTCTTTGGCCGGCAAAATGATGGCGCTTCGCGCCGCGCTTATCGCGGAATGGCCGCTGGCTAGCAGCCACAAGGTACGTTACGATAACCCTGGATTGGCTGTTGCGAAATAAATAAAAGATGCATGAAGAGATAGATCCGGGTGATCTGGGACGATACGCCCGGCGGCAATGTCGAGCATGTCGAAGAACACGATTTGACAACCGATGACGTCGACCACGTGCTCGGCGACTACGACTCAGAGGGGTTCAGCCGCAGCAGCGGTCGGCCGTGCGTTTTCGGGCATACACTTGACGGCCGCTACATCATTGTGATTTAGTCGACGATTCGCGACATCGAGCAGGGCAACGACGTGCGGCTTTCAGATTTGCAGCGTGTGGCGGGCGCGCTGGGGCTCAATTTGGAACTTGTCGAACAGATCACGTGACGGGCGAATCTGTGCTATCATGGATGCTGTCGACGCACGTCAAACGCATGCGCATCTACTCGGCGCTTGGCGTGCCGGAGATTTGGCGCTGGCGAAACGGGGCACTAAAGGGTTCTCGCTACAGTCGGACGGCAACTACCGGGAGATCGAAATGAGCCTGAATTTGCCGATGCTCCGCGTCAAGGAACTGGAGCCCTTCCTCGATCCCAAGCTGGCCGCCGATGAATCGCAGTGGATCCTCGCGTTCCATCCGTGGGTGCGGGAGCGTTTCGGGGATTGAGCTGATTTCCATCTCGGCCGCTGGAAGCGCGTCGAACGATCTGCGGTGAATGATGCCATGAATGCTTTCGATTTCCACTGGTTCCTCAATCGGCTCGCTGTTACCGTTCTGTCGGTCAGCGCCGTGATGGTGTCACTCTCTCCGACCGCTCACGGCGCCGACGGCGCAAAAGCCGATCTCCCGGCACCGTTGGATCGAATCCTTGGTTGGTTTCCTGAGAACACGGAGACAATCGTCGTCGCGCAATCGTTCAAGCTTGACGCATGGAAGATCGACGCAACGCGAGATCAACCGTGGGACTCAATCCAACGCTTGTCGCTGGGCGACCTGCCATCGTTGGAGGACAATGCCGGCGCCGATCAACTCGTCGGCCGCGAGGTCTCGGTCGCCATCAATGGAGGCAGGGAATTTGAGGTTGTAAGCGCGTTCGGATCGTTGCGGTATCAAGGATGCAGTGTGGCTCAATTCAAGGATCCGCTCCCCGACGCGGGCCAGTCGCTCGTCGCCGCGATGCGGCGCCGCGCAAGGCAGGTGAGAAGCATCGCGGGAACGGAGGTCTTTGTCTTCCCGGACCGGACACAGATGGAGTCGCTCTACAAACAAAAACCTTGGCAAGGTCAGTTTATCGCTCTGCCGGCGACCGATTTGCTGCTTTGCGGCACAAGTGACGAGTTTCTGGCGGAAGTGCTCAAGCGACTAACGCAGAAGGCCCCTGCCAAACGGGCACTGCCGGCGGAGTTGCCGGAGTGGAACTACGTCGATCGCGCGAGTCCTGCTTGGTCAGTGCGGCACGTTCCGCCCACGATGCAGCCAGACGCGATCAATGGGCTCACTTGGTGCCTAAGACCTCGCGATCGACAGACGCTCGATGTCACATACATTCCAACCAATGGCGAGCGTGCGATGACGTTGGCCAAGGTGTGGGAGCAACGCAATCTCGGGGCGCATCCGTCGATCAAAGTGCAAGCCGGTGGCACGATTTCCGTAAGGGTCGACATCGAGACGGAAAAACCGGGGGTTTGGTATCCGATGGTGATCTATTGGAGCATGGGCACGAAATAGGGTGAACTCGATCTCGCTCCAGCAACCACCGCCAGCTCGAGCGGCCTGAATTCTCACGCAAAGGCGCCAAGCGCGGAACCTTTGCGTCTTGGCGAGAGCAAAACGTCGGAATCATTTAGAACGACTGGCGTTCGCCTACCCCCGTCCCCGCCGGCTCACCAGATATTCCACCAGCGCCTTGTCGAACTGCATGCTGGTGTCGATCCCGACGTAGTCGATGCCGCTCTTGAAGCACTCGCGGCGATACATGTCGCAAAAGCCTTGCACCTCGGCCAGGTAGTCGCGGCGGAAGCCGCCGGCGTCGACTTGCAGCTTCTCTTCGCTTTCGGGCTCTTCGAACTCGACGATGCCGTCGAAGGGGAAATGGACTTCGGCCTCGTCGAGCACGTGAAACAAAATCACGTCGTGCCCGCCGTGCCGCAAGCGCCGCAACGCCCGCAAGATGGGATCGGGCTCGGCCAGCAGGTCGGTGAAGAGCATCACCAGGCTACGGTGCTTGAGCATGGCGGCGATCTGCACGAGGCTCTTGGCGATCTCGGTTTTTCCGGACGGCTTCAACTTGGCCAACAGCGACAGCACGTTGCCCAGCTGCGCGCGTTTCGACCGCGGCGGCAGGCTGTCGCGAATCCGTTCGTCGAAGGTGATCAGCCCCACCGGGTCTTGCTGGTGGACCATCAGGTAGCAGAGCGCCGCGGCCAGGCAGATGGCGTAGTCGAACTTGGTCAGCTCCTGGCGATAGGTGTAGGCCATCGAGCGGCTGAGGTCCATCACCAGGTAGCCGGTGATGTTCGTCTCGGCCTCGAACTTCTTGACGTAATACTTGTCGGTCTTGGCAAACACGAGCCAGTCGATGTCTTGCGGGTTGTCGCCGACGGTGTACTTGCGGTGCTCGCTGAATTCGACCGAGAAGCCGTGGAACGGACTGGCGTGCAGGCCCTGCAAAAACCCCTTCACGATGAACTGCGCGCGCAGGTCGAGCCGGCTGATCTGTCGGATGACTTCCGGCTTGAGGTATTTCTCGGCGGTGTTCATCAGTGCGCCGGCAACTTCTTGCGGGCCGGCACGTCGTGGACCACGTCCCAGGCCAGGCCCAGTTTCTCCATCGCCAAGATGGTCCAGTAGGTGACGTCGATCTCCCACCATTTGTGGCCGTGACGGGCCATCCGCTGAAAAGCGTGATGATTGTTGTGCCAGCCTTCACCGTAGGCCAGCAGCCCGACCCACCACAGGTTGCGGCTGTCGTCGGTCGTCTCGTAGTTGCGGTAGCCCCAAATATGGCTGGCGGAATTCACGAACCAGGTGACGTGCAACACGCCCACCAGCCGCACGAACATGCCCCAAACCACGAACGACAGGCCGGTATACCAGTCCCAGCCCAGCCAGCCGACGGCCAGCAACAACGCGGTCATCAGCACGTGCGAGGGGAGGAACATTTTGTGCAGCCATTGGAGGCTGCGTTCTTTCACCAGGTCGGGGGCGTAGCGCCGGGTCAGTTCTTCCTCGTATTTCTTGCCGAAGTTCGGCATGAACCACAGCATGTGGCTCCACAGGCCGCCCTCGCGCGGCGAATGCGGGTCGCCTTCCTGATCGCTGAAGACGTGGTGTTTGCGGTGATTGGCTACCCAGGTCACCGCGGAGCCTTCGCCCGACAGGCCGCCCAACAGCGCCAGCAAGAAGCGGACGGGCCGATACGTAGAGAAACTTCCGTGCGTAAGCTGGCGGTGATAGCCCAGGCACACGCCGATGCCACCCGTCAGCCAGTGCAGCACGGCCATGAGCGCCACCGCTTTCCAGGTGAAGTAGAAGGGCGCGGCCAGAACGCCCAGGTGGACCACCGCGATCCAGATGACCACCGGCCAGTCAATGCCGTTGTTCCAGGGGCTTTCGACGGACGCCACGGCGCGGGCCGCTTGGGCCGATCGTTTGCCGGCCGCTTTACGATGCTTACGGCGCCGACGCTTCGGGGCGACCAGGGCGGTGGAAGAAGCAGAAGGGGATCCGAGCTCCGTGGCGTCAACATAAATCGCCTGTGGTTCGGTCGTCACTAAATCTCGCGGCTGTGTCACCATGAATCTCCGTGGATGAATCGTTCGTTGCCACGACAAGGGCAACACTGGAATTCTAAGAGAAGATCGGCCATCGAGTGTCACCAGCCCGTCGCGGCAATGTAAAACCTCTGTAAAACCATGTCGCCAACAGCTAAGCTGACGGTTTATTCAGCCGTAAGAGGTCTCAGGTTTCAGGCTTCAGGCGTCAGGAAAGGGGCAACCCATCGTGTCTGATGTCTGATGCCTGATGCCTGACGCCTTGCACATGGTGGGCCGGCGCTCGCAAGCTCGCGGGTCCCACCCTACAATTTTCAACCGAGACTATTGTGAAACTCGTAGCGACGATCTTACTGACGCTGTCCTTCGATGCGGCCGCTGGAGCCGAGTGGCCGCAGTTTCGCGGACCCGACGGCCAAGGTCATGCTCCACAGCGCGGCCTGGCGACGTCGTGGAGCGAAACCGAAAACATTGCCTGGAAAGTCCCCGTTGCCGGCCGAGGGTGGTCGTCGCCCGTCATCGGCAACGGTCAGATATGGCTGACCACGGGCCTGGATCAAGGCCATTCGCTGCACGCGGTTTGTCTCGACGAAGCGAGCGGGAAGTTGGTCCACGACATCGAGGTGTTCCATGCCGAGAATCCCGGCACGGTTCACTCCAAGAACAGTTTTGCTTCGCCCACCGCCGTGTTGGAGGGCGATCGCGTCTATGTCCACTTCGGCGATCTGGGAACCGCCTGCCTGACGACCCGCGGCGACGTGGTCTGGCGAACGAACGAATTGAAGTATGAGCACCGTCATGGCCCGGCCGGCTCACCCGTGCTGTACGGCGATCTGCTGATCGTGAGCTGCGATGGCACCGACGTGCAATATGTGGCGGCGCTCGACAAGCAATCGGGCAAGCTGCGGTGGAAAAGCGACCGCAAAGGACGCATGGCGTATTCGACTCCCTTGGTCATCACGGTCGACGGCGAGGACCAGCTCATCAGCACCGGCGGCGATCAGGCCATCGCCTACGTGCCCGACACCGGCCAGGAAATCTGGCGGGTGCGGTACGACGGCTATTCGGAGGTGCCGCGGCCGGTCTTTGGCCAAGGGCTTCTGTTTCTGGCCAGCGGCTACGACACGCCCTGGCTCTATGCGGTGCGGCCCGATGGCCACGGCGACGTGACCGACACGCACGTCGTCTGGAAGCTGCAACACGGCGCGCCGCTGAATCCCTCGCCGCTGGTCGTGGACGACGCGTTGTTTCTCGTCAGCGATAAGGGAATCGCGAGCTGCCTCGACGCCAAGAGCGGCGAGAAGCATTGGCAGAAGCGATTGCCCGGCAACTATTCGGCCTCGCCCTTGCTGGCCGACGGCAGGATTTACATCACCAACGAGTCGGGCCTGACCACGGTGATTGCACCGACGACCGACTACACCGAGTTGGCGGCCAATCAAATCGACGGCGAGACGCTGGCCTCCTTGGCCGTTTCGGGCAAAGCGATCTTCCTGCGCAGCGACACGCACTTGTATCGCATCGAGGGAAAGTAGTGTCGGACATGATTGCCGAAGTCATCTCCATCGGCGACGAGCTGGCCAGCGGCGAACGGCTCGATACCAACAGCCAGTGGCTCAGCCAGCGGCTCGGTGAACTGGGCGTTGTGGTGCGGTATCACACGACGGTGGTCGACGACCTGGAAGCCAACATCGAAGTGTTTCGCCAGGCCGTTCGACGGGCCGACATTGTGGTGGCGACGGGCGGCCTCGGCCCGACGGCCGACGATTTGACGCGCGAGGCGCTGGCCGGCATGTTGGGGGTGCCACTGGAGCTCGACGCGGCGTCGCTGGAACAGATCCGTGCGCTGTTCGCTCATCGAAAACGAGACATGCCCGAACGCAACGTGGTGCAGGCCATGTTTCCGCTCGGCAGCCGCGCGATTCCGAACGCTCACGGGACGGCGCCGGGGATCGAAGTCACCGTGCCGCCGCCGGCGGGCCGCCCGTCGCGCGTGTTCGCCTTGCCCGGCGTGCCCGCCGAAATGAAGGAAATGTGGCAGGCCGGCGTGGTGCCGCGACTGATCGAGCAAGGCGCGGGGCGGCAGATGATTCGCCACCGGCGGATCAAGTGTTTCGGAGTCGGCGAGAGCGACCTGGAGCAGATGTTGCCCGATCTGATACGCCGGGGACGCGTGCCGTCGGTGGGCATCACGGTCAGTGCGGCGACCATCACCTTGAGGATCACGGCGGGCGGCTGCACGCCGGAGGAGTGCCTGGCGGCGACCGCACCGACGGAGGCCACGATTCACCAGTGTCTTGGCACGCTGGTTTTCGGCTACGGAGACGACGAGTTGGAACACGCCGTCGTGCGGCTGTTGGCCGAGGGCGGCGAAACGCTGGCCACGGTGGAGTGGGGCACGGCCGGCCTGGTGGCTCAGTGGCTGGGCGACGTTGCCGCCGCCGACGCGGTCTTTCGCGGCGGTTTGACCGTGGGCAGCGCTGAGGCGGTGGGCCGCTTATTCCCGACCGTGGAGAGGACGATCAAACAGCACGGCGAGATCAGCGGCGAAGTAACGGCGGCTCTGGCCTCGGCTTGCCGGCAGCAGTTCGACGCCGATTACGGCCTGGCGGTCGGAAAGTTCCCTGTTTTCGACGCCCAGACGAGCGACCCGCCGCTGTATTACTTCGCCTTGGCGTCAGCGGATGGCGTAATGGTGCGGTCCTCGCCGTTCGCCGCCCATCCGGCGATTTTGAAGGCCAGGGCCGGCAAGCAGGCATTGAACTTGTTGCGATTGCGGCTGCTTCAAGGCGGAAGCGATACATTAGGCGGCCGAGCATGAGGCATTGGCGGTGGCTAGGGCAGAGCTTGGCCCAGTGGAGGCTGGCACTTCGTTCATCTTGGCGGCCAAGCGATGCCCCGGTTGGACGTCACCGGGGCATCGCTTGGCCGCCGCGCTCTTGAAGGGCAGCCGCGATCTGGCCCTGCCCCAGCCACCAGGCTTAGTTTCGACACCCGAGTGACGCAGCGTATATACTGACGTAGAGGCTTTTCCCTACTCACGCTTTCCTTTCCATGCCGACTTTGACCGCCCGGCCGCAGGCCGGCGCTTTTCAACTCGCCGACTACAAGTCGCTTGACAACGAGACCCTCCAACGCCGCATCACCGCGGTCCGGGCGGAAATGGGCCCCCGGCTGCTGATTCTGGGGCACCACTATCAGCAGGACGAGGTCATCGCCATGTCCGATCTGCGTGGCGACAGCTACCAGCTCAGCAAGATGGCGGCGGAGAGCAGCGACTGCCGGGCAATCGCTTTCTGCGGCGTCCATTTTATGGCCGAAACGGCCGACATCCTGGCCAACCGGCCGGAGAAGCTGGCGGCCCGCCGCGGCCAGCGCGTCACGGTGGTGTTGCCCGACCTGGCGGCCGGCTGCTCGATGGCCGATATGGCCATGATCGAGCAGGTCGAAGCCTGCTGGGACGAACTGGGCGAGGTGCTCGACACCGCGGACATCACGCCGGTCACCTACATCAACTCGGCGGCCAGTCTGAAGGCGTTCTGCGGACGGCACGGGGGCATCGTTTGCACGTCGAGCAATGCGGCCGCCGTGCTCAAATGGGCCTTTCAGCGGACGCGGCGGGTGCTGTTCTTTCCCGACCAGCATCTCGGCCGTAACACGGCCTTTGCGATGGGCATTCCGCTGGACGAAATGGCTGTCTGGAATCCGCACGCCGACCAGCGGGGCGGCAACAGCGACGAGGCGTTGCGGAGCAGCAAGGTGCTGCTATGGCAGGGACATTGCAGCGTTCACGCCATGTTTCGACCCGAGCACGTCGACCAGTTCCGCGCCAAGTTTCCCGGCATCCAAGTTCTGGTCCATCCGGAGTGCAGCCGTGAGGTGGTGGCCAAGGCCGATGTTTACGGCTCGACGGGCAAGATCATTCGCGACGTCGAGTCGGCCCCGGCCGGCACAAAGTGGGCCATCGGCACGGAGCTGCACCTGGTGGAGCGGCTGAAGCAGGAGCATCCTGAACAGGAGATACACTTCCTATCGCCGGTGGTCTGCATGTGTGCCACGATGTACCGCATCGACCTGGCGCACCTTTGCTGGAGCCTGGAGAATCTCGCCGCTGGCACGCCGGTGAACGTGATTCACGTCGACGACGAAGTCGCCCGCTGGTCGCTGGTGGCTCTGGAGCGGATGCTGGCGCTATCGTAGCCCGCAAGTAGCCCGCTTGCTCCGCAAGCGGAGGGGCGCGTGGCGGCAGTGGAAGACAATGCAAGGGAGACCTCGAGCGATTTGAAAGCCGTTCCGCTCACGGAGTGAGCGGGCTACGATTGCCCTATCGCAGGCAAAGCCATACCGACTAAACTGCGACAATGACGCTCGTGGACCACAGTGAAGCACAAACCAACGACTGCCCGGCCGCCGGCAAGCGGCCGAATGTCATCCGGCGGCTTTACCACTGGGTATTGCGCTGGGCCGAAACCCCTTATGGCACGCCGGCATTGGTGTTGCTCTCGTTCGCCGAAAGCTCATTTTTTCCAATTCCGCCTGACGTTTTGCAGATCGCCCTCTCGGTCTCCAGGCCGCGACGGGCTTTTTATTATGCCGCGGTGAGCGCGGTGGCTTCGGTGCTGGGTGGGATCGCAGGCTGGTATATCGGCCGCTGGCTCTGGTTGAGCGTCGACGACTTTTTCTTCCATTACGTGCCCGGTTTCTCGCACCAGAATTTCGAGAACGTCGAAGAGCTTTACGGCAACAATGCTTTTTTGGCAATCCTGGCAGCGGCTTTCACGCCGATCCCCTACAAGGTTTTCACGATTACCGCGGGCGTTTGCCACCGCACGGTGTCGCTGGAGACGCTCATCGTGGCATCGGCGCTGGGCCGCTCCGGACGCTTCTTTCTGGTGGCGACTGCGATGTTTTTCTTCGGCGAACGGGCCAAGACGATGCTGGAGCGGCACTTCGAGTGGATCACGCTGGCGCTGTTTGGCCTGCTCGTAGCCGGCTTTTTCGCCATCCGCTACCTGGTGCAATAGGCGGGAGGTGGATGGCCTTCCCAGGCCGTGACCGCACGGACTTGACGGGCTAGGAAGCCCATCCTCCGACAGCCGCTACCAGGCGAACTGCTCGACGCGCGACAAGAGCGAGTGCAGCACGTCGGGCCGCACGGGCTTGAGCAGGTGCAGATCGAAACCCGCGTCGCTCGAGCGACGGCGGTCTTCCGCCTCTGCAAACCCGCTAATGGCCACCAACGCCACGTTGTCGAAACCCAGCTTCTGCCGCAGGCATCGGCCGACTTCGCAGCCGTCGATGTCGGGTAGGTGCAAGTCGAGCAGGGCCACGTGCGGGCGATATTCCGCCGCTTCGTCCAGGGCCTCGGCACCGGTCTGACAGACACGGGCGTCGCAACCCCAGCGATGCAGCGTGTGCCGAAGCATTTCGGCGGAGTCTTGATGGTCTTCGACCACCAGCACGCGGACGTGATTCAGCGATTTCGGCCGTTGATTCTCCGACGTCATGGTGCGTCCTCCGTGTTCCGCCGGGACTGTGATCGATGCAGTCCATCATACCGGCGGCGACGGAGATTGCTAGTGTCTGGCCGAACGATTTTCGGCGCGCTCGGCGGCGACGTTACACGTGTGCGGCGGTCATGGTGACAAATCGCGGTGGCTGGGGCAGAGCCGCGCGATTGACCCCTACTGCGTCTGACGCTCTGTCGCGGCGATGCCCCGGTAGCGCCACCACCGGGACCTCGCTGGCCGGCGGCGCGCGTTGCCTGATCGCCAGGTCGCACTCGGCTCCCGGCACGCCGGGGCCCCAGCCACCGTACCGAACTTTGCGAGCACCAAACGACGAATGAAGGGTCCCTAGCGCAAGGGCGTCCAGTGCTTTCCCGTGGTCGTGCTTTGGGCGTCGGTTTGCCGGTCTTCGTCGTCGGCCGGTTCTACCGCCTTGGCCCCGGTGCCCGGCAAACTTGGCCCCGTTTCCGCGTCGTGCCCATCGGCAACGTTCGGCTCCGGCGGGGTCTTGGTCACGCGATCGTCCGGCGCGTCGGCGGCAGCGGGCGGATCGACCTCGATCTGCTTCTCGACCTGCAAACGCCGACCGTCGGCCGTGGTATAGCGGACATAGAGGTTCAATACGCGGTGCGTCGGCGGCGAATGCGGCCAGCGGAGATCGAAGTGGAGTCCGTCGCCCAGCGGCGTCCGCTTGACATGAGCGGCGGCGTCTTCGGTCTTGAAGTCCCAACGGGCGATGCGGGCCGCTTCGCCTTCGAGGGCGGGGTCGAGAATCACGACCGAGACCTCGCCGGGCACTTCCACCAGCTCGCCGGCCGCGTTCAGCGGCTCGATGACGAGCATCACCCCCTCGTCGCCCGGATGGCCGTCGACGTTGTGCCCGCCCGTCAGCTTGCGGTTGAGCGTAATCTGCATGACCACCTGGTCGATGGGGCCGCGCCGGGTCGAGGCCTTGCGCAGCCGGCCGCCGGGCACGGATGCCGCTTTCGCCCGGCCGCTGCGCTTCTTTGCCAGGTGCTCGCCTTCCGGCACGAGTGGATCCGGCGGGGCAATGACGG contains the following coding sequences:
- a CDS encoding fatty acid desaturase, which produces MASVESPWNNGIDWPVVIWIAVVHLGVLAAPFYFTWKAVALMAVLHWLTGGIGVCLGYHRQLTHGSFSTYRPVRFLLALLGGLSGEGSAVTWVANHRKHHVFSDQEGDPHSPREGGLWSHMLWFMPNFGKKYEEELTRRYAPDLVKERSLQWLHKMFLPSHVLMTALLLAVGWLGWDWYTGLSFVVWGMFVRLVGVLHVTWFVNSASHIWGYRNYETTDDSRNLWWVGLLAYGEGWHNNHHAFQRMARHGHKWWEIDVTYWTILAMEKLGLAWDVVHDVPARKKLPAH
- a CDS encoding PQQ-binding-like beta-propeller repeat protein, which produces MKLVATILLTLSFDAAAGAEWPQFRGPDGQGHAPQRGLATSWSETENIAWKVPVAGRGWSSPVIGNGQIWLTTGLDQGHSLHAVCLDEASGKLVHDIEVFHAENPGTVHSKNSFASPTAVLEGDRVYVHFGDLGTACLTTRGDVVWRTNELKYEHRHGPAGSPVLYGDLLIVSCDGTDVQYVAALDKQSGKLRWKSDRKGRMAYSTPLVITVDGEDQLISTGGDQAIAYVPDTGQEIWRVRYDGYSEVPRPVFGQGLLFLASGYDTPWLYAVRPDGHGDVTDTHVVWKLQHGAPLNPSPLVVDDALFLVSDKGIASCLDAKSGEKHWQKRLPGNYSASPLLADGRIYITNESGLTTVIAPTTDYTELAANQIDGETLASLAVSGKAIFLRSDTHLYRIEGK
- a CDS encoding CinA family nicotinamide mononucleotide deamidase-related protein, translating into MIAEVISIGDELASGERLDTNSQWLSQRLGELGVVVRYHTTVVDDLEANIEVFRQAVRRADIVVATGGLGPTADDLTREALAGMLGVPLELDAASLEQIRALFAHRKRDMPERNVVQAMFPLGSRAIPNAHGTAPGIEVTVPPPAGRPSRVFALPGVPAEMKEMWQAGVVPRLIEQGAGRQMIRHRRIKCFGVGESDLEQMLPDLIRRGRVPSVGITVSAATITLRITAGGCTPEECLAATAPTEATIHQCLGTLVFGYGDDELEHAVVRLLAEGGETLATVEWGTAGLVAQWLGDVAAADAVFRGGLTVGSAEAVGRLFPTVERTIKQHGEISGEVTAALASACRQQFDADYGLAVGKFPVFDAQTSDPPLYYFALASADGVMVRSSPFAAHPAILKARAGKQALNLLRLRLLQGGSDTLGGRA
- a CDS encoding DUF58 domain-containing protein, whose amino-acid sequence is MNTAEKYLKPEVIRQISRLDLRAQFIVKGFLQGLHASPFHGFSVEFSEHRKYTVGDNPQDIDWLVFAKTDKYYVKKFEAETNITGYLVMDLSRSMAYTYRQELTKFDYAICLAAALCYLMVHQQDPVGLITFDERIRDSLPPRSKRAQLGNVLSLLAKLKPSGKTEIAKSLVQIAAMLKHRSLVMLFTDLLAEPDPILRALRRLRHGGHDVILFHVLDEAEVHFPFDGIVEFEEPESEEKLQVDAGGFRRDYLAEVQGFCDMYRRECFKSGIDYVGIDTSMQFDKALVEYLVSRRGRG
- the nadA gene encoding quinolinate synthase NadA, with amino-acid sequence MPTLTARPQAGAFQLADYKSLDNETLQRRITAVRAEMGPRLLILGHHYQQDEVIAMSDLRGDSYQLSKMAAESSDCRAIAFCGVHFMAETADILANRPEKLAARRGQRVTVVLPDLAAGCSMADMAMIEQVEACWDELGEVLDTADITPVTYINSAASLKAFCGRHGGIVCTSSNAAAVLKWAFQRTRRVLFFPDQHLGRNTAFAMGIPLDEMAVWNPHADQRGGNSDEALRSSKVLLWQGHCSVHAMFRPEHVDQFRAKFPGIQVLVHPECSREVVAKADVYGSTGKIIRDVESAPAGTKWAIGTELHLVERLKQEHPEQEIHFLSPVVCMCATMYRIDLAHLCWSLENLAAGTPVNVIHVDDEVARWSLVALERMLALS
- the glgP gene encoding alpha-glucan family phosphorylase, which translates into the protein MVKRLATAIPAPHRLPHENAMDILLTAAEGRPRPTDLDELAARLSRRSSPAEGLTQLVSHVCQRSGADVCSVYLMWETHQTLKSRLIDFVRRRASREARRRGEPAAHVALLNRSLSMDALTVGFARRFATYKRADLLFADIERTAELASNARTPVQFVFAGKSHPHDQPGKQVLQRIARLTRDPRFAGRLVFVEDYDINTCRHFVQGVDVWLNNPRRPLEASGTSGQKVVLNGGLNLSILDGWWAEAYEGDNGFAIGEGYTQVDTQACDRRDGESLFRVLCDEVALLLHSRPRRPAARVDQAHEACNSHTRLAVQRQPHGDRLRDQVLRAGGGRRVERSAVVVNHGLWPAK
- a CDS encoding VTT domain-containing protein, translating into MTLVDHSEAQTNDCPAAGKRPNVIRRLYHWVLRWAETPYGTPALVLLSFAESSFFPIPPDVLQIALSVSRPRRAFYYAAVSAVASVLGGIAGWYIGRWLWLSVDDFFFHYVPGFSHQNFENVEELYGNNAFLAILAAAFTPIPYKVFTITAGVCHRTVSLETLIVASALGRSGRFFLVATAMFFFGERAKTMLERHFEWITLALFGLLVAGFFAIRYLVQ
- a CDS encoding response regulator, yielding MTSENQRPKSLNHVRVLVVEDHQDSAEMLRHTLHRWGCDARVCQTGAEALDEAAEYRPHVALLDLHLPDIDGCEVGRCLRQKLGFDNVALVAISGFAEAEDRRRSSDAGFDLHLLKPVRPDVLHSLLSRVEQFAW